The Desulfovibrio sp. Fe33 genome includes a window with the following:
- a CDS encoding IS1595 family transposase, with protein MHEQHFLLSAKARSLSIPQVAEWDEETVFKAFRDMRWAKTGGEPCCPQCGSVAHYFSKRRRQWRCKDCGHTYSVTSGTWLHSTNLPLKTILFAITLLADGAKGISACQLMRYLGVQYKTAFTLYHKLRSALLATRHDQPAMKGEVQADGAYLNPYSRPANKAEDRPEKDIKSSMQKVCILVIRQIGEEGDGANRTLTYKIPTENAKDIRHHVEDNVQRGANVVTDEHPAYGNLAINFKHTRVNHKICYCGPNGENTNQAESFFARFRRMLKGQIHKVSPDYLNYYANEVAYREDTRRWDNGRIAFDMMRRMLTLDGESPFRGYWSRTNVSPAVATDDEPAGLAAAA; from the coding sequence ATGCACGAACAACACTTCCTGCTTTCGGCGAAAGCCCGCAGCCTGTCCATTCCGCAAGTCGCGGAATGGGACGAGGAAACCGTCTTCAAGGCCTTCCGCGACATGCGGTGGGCGAAGACGGGCGGGGAGCCGTGTTGCCCCCAGTGCGGTAGCGTGGCCCATTATTTCAGCAAGCGGCGACGGCAGTGGCGGTGCAAGGACTGCGGCCACACCTATTCCGTGACCAGCGGCACCTGGCTGCATTCCACCAACCTGCCCCTGAAGACCATCCTGTTCGCCATCACCTTGCTGGCCGACGGGGCCAAGGGGATTTCCGCCTGCCAGCTCATGCGTTACCTGGGGGTCCAGTACAAGACCGCCTTCACCCTCTACCACAAGCTGCGCAGCGCCCTGCTGGCGACCCGGCACGACCAGCCCGCCATGAAGGGCGAGGTCCAGGCGGACGGGGCATACCTGAACCCATATAGCAGGCCCGCCAACAAGGCCGAGGACAGGCCCGAAAAGGACATCAAGTCGTCCATGCAGAAGGTCTGCATCCTGGTCATCAGACAGATCGGCGAGGAGGGGGACGGCGCGAACAGGACGCTCACCTACAAGATCCCGACCGAAAACGCCAAGGACATCCGGCATCACGTCGAGGACAATGTCCAGCGAGGCGCCAACGTGGTCACGGACGAGCATCCGGCCTACGGGAACCTTGCGATCAATTTCAAGCACACCCGGGTCAACCACAAGATTTGCTATTGCGGCCCCAATGGCGAGAACACCAACCAGGCCGAATCATTCTTCGCCAGGTTCCGCCGCATGCTCAAGGGGCAAATCCACAAGGTCAGCCCGGATTACCTGAACTACTACGCCAACGAAGTGGCCTACCGGGAAGATACCCGACGTTGGGACAACGGCAGGATCGCCTTCGACATGATGCGGCGGATGCTGACCCTTGATGGCGAATCGCCCTTCAGGGGCTACTGGTCCCGGACCAACGTCAGTCCGGCCGTAGCGACCGACGACGAACCGGCCGGCTTGGCCGCGGCGGCTTGA